One part of the Arabidopsis thaliana chromosome 1 sequence genome encodes these proteins:
- the BPC3 gene encoding BASIC PENTACYSTEINE protein (basic pentacysteine 3 (BPC3); CONTAINS InterPro DOMAIN/s: GAGA binding-like (InterPro:IPR010409); BEST Arabidopsis thaliana protein match is: basic pentacysteine1 (TAIR:AT2G01930.2); Has 216 Blast hits to 216 proteins in 22 species: Archae - 0; Bacteria - 0; Metazoa - 0; Fungi - 0; Plants - 216; Viruses - 0; Other Eukaryotes - 0 (source: NCBI BLink).): protein MEEDGLNNRNWGYYEPSQFRPNLGFQLIPSILDRNEKPFLSPHSQNLNFITPSNVYGGGSSSVVSYPRDYTVSDAPFMSYSWLNQHKDSKFFSNVPEVSRMTQSMQLLQPEVVTEVDESVKRRHCSGGQRGGVPKVKKEKKLKDNNMPRVQRERSPLLRKCIEMVINGVSMDIGGLPVPVCSCTGMPQQCYRWGCGGWQSACCTTNVSMYPLPVNTKRRGARIAGRKMSQGAFRKVLEKLSSDGFDFSNPIDLKSHWAKHGTNKFVTIR from the coding sequence atggaagaagatggattgAATAATCGAAATTGGGGTTATTACGAGCCGTCACAATTCAGAccaaatctagggtttcaactAATTCCAAGTATCTTAGACCGAAACGAGAAGCCATTTCTCTCCCCTCATAGTCAGAATCTAAACTTCATAACACCTTCCAATGTCTATGGTGGCGGTAGCAGCAGTGTTGTGTCGTATCCGCGTGATTACACTGTCTCTGATGCACCATTCATGAGTTATAGTTGGTTAAACCAGCACAAAGATAGCAAGTTCTTCAGCAATGTTCCTGAAGTTTCTAGGATGACTCAGTCGATGCAGCTTTTGCAGCCCGAGGTGGTGACTGAGGTTGATGAGTCTGTCAAGAGAAGGCATTGTAGTGGTGGGCAGAGAGGTGGTGTTCCTAaggtgaagaaagagaagaagctcaagGATAACAATATGCCAAGAgtacaaagagagagaagtcCTTTGTTGAGGAAGTGTATAGAGATGGTGATAAATGGTGTTTCTATGGATATTGGAGGTTTACCAGTTCCGGTTTGCTCGTGTACCGGAATGCCTCAACAGTGTTACCGATGGGGTTGCGGGGGATGGCAGTCTGCTTGTTGTACCACTAATGTTTCGATGTACCCTTTACCGGTTAATACTAAAAGGCGTGGTGCGAGGATTGCTGGAAGGAAAATGAGCCAAGGTGCTTTTAGGAAGGTTCTTGAGAAACTCTCTTCtgatggttttgatttctcaaaCCCTATTGATTTGAAGTCTCATTGGGCTAAACATGGAACCAATAAGTTCGTCACCatcagataa